A part of Methanobacterium bryantii genomic DNA contains:
- a CDS encoding carboxylate--amine ligase, giving the protein MNRNVLVTDAQMRSSLAVIRSLGKKGFNITAGEETRFTTGFFSKYCGKKIIYPNPIKEEEKFVESLLATVKNNDYDILFPVADNCLKPIIENRAEFDKYTKIALPDNDTFMKAYDKGNTLKIAIENDIPCPKTYFSIDELYENQEKLTYPLIIKPRISSGSRGFKTCHSFNDLISNYKELQEEFGALLVQEYIPYGGEMGVYTLFNFESEPRAVTVHQRIRSYPVSGGPSTLRKTIKNEISEEAVKIGFELLKIMKWSGVGMVEFRIDGRDGSLKLMEVNSRFWGSLQLSILSGVDFPYMLYRLFMNGDVEPVLDYKEGIYCRWLLPGDILWFLNAPNKSQNIKKFLKWDTPDDIISKDDIGPTFGFIVATLRYIFDIEMWKFVLRR; this is encoded by the coding sequence ATGAACAGAAATGTACTTGTCACAGATGCGCAAATGAGAAGTTCTCTTGCAGTTATACGTTCTTTAGGGAAAAAAGGCTTTAATATAACTGCTGGTGAAGAAACAAGGTTTACCACGGGGTTTTTCTCAAAATATTGTGGCAAGAAAATTATTTACCCCAATCCTATAAAAGAAGAGGAAAAATTCGTTGAAAGCCTTTTAGCCACGGTTAAAAATAATGATTACGACATTTTATTTCCTGTTGCTGATAACTGTCTGAAACCTATAATTGAAAATAGGGCAGAATTTGATAAATATACAAAAATAGCTCTTCCTGATAATGATACATTTATGAAAGCTTATGATAAAGGAAATACTTTGAAAATTGCTATAGAAAATGATATTCCATGCCCTAAAACTTATTTTAGTATTGATGAACTCTATGAAAATCAGGAAAAACTGACTTATCCATTGATTATAAAACCAAGGATAAGTTCTGGAAGCAGAGGGTTTAAAACATGTCATTCATTTAATGATCTTATTTCTAATTACAAAGAACTTCAAGAAGAATTCGGCGCATTACTGGTTCAAGAATATATACCTTACGGTGGAGAGATGGGTGTTTACACATTATTTAACTTTGAATCAGAACCTAGAGCAGTTACTGTACATCAAAGAATAAGGTCATATCCTGTTTCGGGAGGACCGAGTACCCTCAGAAAAACTATCAAAAATGAAATTTCAGAAGAGGCCGTTAAAATTGGATTTGAACTTTTAAAGATTATGAAATGGTCAGGAGTAGGAATGGTAGAATTTCGAATCGATGGAAGAGATGGATCTTTGAAGTTAATGGAGGTTAATTCCAGATTCTGGGGATCTCTGCAGCTTTCTATTTTATCCGGTGTGGATTTTCCTTACATGCTTTACAGATTATTTATGAATGGAGATGTTGAACCTGTCTTGGATTACAAGGAAGGAATTTACTGCAGGTGGCTTCTGCCTGGAGATATCTTATGGTTTTTAAATGCTCCTAACAAGTCTCAAAACATTAAAAAATTTTTAAAATGGGACACACCTGACGATATAATATCTAAAGATGATATTGGACCTACTTTTGGGTTCATTGTTGCTACTTTAAGGTATATTTTTGATATAGAAATGTGGAAATTTGTATTGAGGAGATAA
- a CDS encoding alkaline phosphatase family protein, translating to MKKKMAIVGIDSLDPHILLKYKEELPNFSKIIDRSPTLFSESIFPVDTIPAWGSIYTGLKPENHGVMYVYDIFDPNLSDLNKIDINRIKGKTFWDYGSLEGYKSAIVYPMLMYPPWEINGLMISKSPFDKRINWLETEIDIGTFPENIKNKYDIPDKLKSLWGGFPGQSNLEKWSQIGKEVVKTEQNIGMNIFENQDWDLFYIYFSLLDIIQHRFWRFFDEKDPTYPGKTDLNMIILDYYKLFDDFIGEIMEKRPEIALMVMSDHGHKIRPIKSFNINEYLRKKGYLKSKSKNRALMNVVRENVLNIANKLNIEHLLIKMIVKNPRLTQMSKSVYSSSGSIDKDNSLVSLSNFAGIKSYSYGGIEINRDLVSDNEYENVANTIINDLSQLKTPDGNEKLLNFIKRREEMLNGEFSESIFPDIVFELKNDYGVGWDLHSDIFGNAYDHKVASGGHGKDAVLLINNINRDIQDRKINLIDIAPTILDYFSISRGSHFDGKSILK from the coding sequence ATGAAAAAAAAGATGGCAATTGTAGGTATTGATTCATTAGACCCTCATATCCTGTTAAAGTATAAAGAGGAGTTACCAAATTTTTCTAAAATTATTGATAGGAGTCCTACATTATTTTCTGAGTCTATATTTCCTGTAGATACTATTCCTGCATGGGGAAGCATTTATACAGGACTTAAACCTGAAAATCATGGAGTGATGTATGTTTATGATATATTTGACCCTAATTTAAGTGATTTAAATAAAATTGATATAAATAGAATTAAAGGAAAAACTTTCTGGGATTACGGTAGTTTAGAAGGTTATAAATCTGCTATAGTTTATCCTATGTTAATGTATCCTCCATGGGAAATAAATGGGCTTATGATCAGTAAATCCCCATTTGATAAGAGAATTAACTGGCTTGAAACTGAAATTGACATCGGCACTTTTCCAGAAAATATTAAAAACAAATACGATATTCCTGATAAGCTTAAAAGCTTATGGGGAGGATTCCCCGGGCAAAGTAATTTGGAAAAATGGTCACAAATTGGTAAAGAAGTGGTTAAAACAGAGCAAAACATTGGAATGAATATTTTTGAAAATCAGGATTGGGATTTATTTTATATTTACTTTTCTCTTCTGGATATTATTCAGCACAGGTTTTGGAGATTTTTTGATGAAAAAGACCCGACTTATCCTGGTAAAACAGATTTGAACATGATTATTCTGGATTACTACAAGTTATTTGATGATTTCATTGGTGAAATTATGGAAAAACGCCCGGAAATTGCTTTAATGGTGATGAGTGATCACGGACATAAGATAAGGCCAATTAAATCATTTAATATTAATGAGTATTTAAGAAAAAAGGGATATTTAAAATCTAAAAGCAAAAATAGGGCATTAATGAATGTAGTTAGAGAAAATGTTTTAAATATTGCAAATAAATTAAATATAGAACACTTGTTAATTAAAATGATAGTTAAAAATCCAAGACTCACTCAAATGAGTAAATCTGTATATTCCTCTTCTGGATCTATTGATAAAGATAATAGTTTAGTATCACTTTCTAATTTTGCAGGTATTAAATCTTATTCATACGGAGGTATTGAGATTAACAGAGACTTAGTGTCAGATAATGAATATGAAAATGTTGCAAATACTATAATTAACGATTTATCCCAATTAAAAACTCCTGATGGAAACGAAAAACTATTGAACTTCATAAAAAGAAGGGAAGAAATGTTAAATGGAGAATTTAGCGAAAGTATATTCCCAGATATAGTATTTGAATTAAAAAATGATTATGGAGTTGGATGGGATTTACATTCCGATATTTTTGGTAATGCCTATGATCATAAAGTGGCTTCAGGAGGACATGGAAAAGATGCAGTTCTTCTAATTAACAACATTAATCGAGATATACAGGACAGGAAAATAAATTTAATTGATATTGCACCTACTATATTGGATTATTTCAGTATTTCAAGGGGATCCCACTTTGACGGAAAGAGTATTCTTAAATAA
- a CDS encoding NB-ARC domain-containing protein: protein MNKLMKSETMKKITIICFLGVDGSGKSTLSNYLFNEIEKSYNVSYTWWLEAENSIIRKLIRKIGNSPNSSSKATDYHKKINNKDNLKNKLYKTIYPQIVLLDYIIFGIKKTWIPYISNKNKILIFDRYYYDVILALSEEFDFSKKTKLNVYKLFKRLFPDPDITFVIEVPPEITYLRKEDEIKSIKNAELIKAKYDKIYSLLSPRKTIKIDNTKELDYVKSKIMKITLNNIGEV, encoded by the coding sequence TTGAATAAATTAATGAAAAGTGAAACAATGAAGAAAATTACCATAATATGTTTTTTAGGCGTTGATGGTTCTGGAAAAAGCACGCTTTCTAATTACTTATTCAACGAAATAGAAAAGAGTTATAATGTTTCATATACTTGGTGGTTAGAGGCAGAAAATTCTATAATAAGAAAATTAATCAGAAAAATCGGAAATTCGCCAAATTCAAGTTCAAAAGCCACAGATTATCATAAAAAAATAAATAACAAAGATAATCTGAAAAATAAACTATATAAAACGATTTACCCGCAAATTGTATTGTTAGACTATATTATTTTTGGTATTAAGAAGACATGGATCCCTTATATCAGTAATAAAAATAAAATATTGATTTTTGACCGATATTATTATGACGTAATTTTAGCTTTATCTGAAGAGTTTGATTTTAGCAAGAAAACTAAATTGAATGTATACAAATTGTTTAAAAGGTTATTCCCGGATCCTGATATTACATTTGTAATTGAAGTACCTCCAGAAATAACTTATCTAAGAAAAGAAGATGAAATAAAATCTATTAAGAATGCGGAATTAATAAAAGCTAAATATGATAAAATCTATTCTCTACTAAGTCCTAGAAAAACTATTAAAATAGATAATACAAAAGAACTTGATTATGTAAAGTCAAAAATCATGAAAATTACATTGAATAACATAGGTGAAGTTTAA
- a CDS encoding fimbrial protein, translated as MQKNRKLAASLIILIILGALLLTIYYGTQNQVATGTQVAAATKIAYYNNGTTWVHMNVIYENVTLKNGEVKTFYSNIYIKPKSSVTVDLSNMAGYGNQRLPSGTKINILTWKELVNGTINAPTATLEQTIQGWSTTSNPQPNDRYYIMKYPNLTVYNLPNFMNDNNLYIGDDINKLQMFLDGDYSAHEQILLIVDSDGRVRMIFLEIPELCNVVIIDPFKTTLMKTTT; from the coding sequence ATGCAAAAAAATAGAAAATTAGCAGCTTCATTGATTATATTGATTATTTTAGGGGCTCTATTATTAACAATTTATTATGGTACTCAAAATCAGGTTGCTACAGGTACTCAAGTTGCAGCAGCTACCAAAATAGCATACTACAATAATGGCACAACATGGGTTCATATGAATGTTATTTATGAAAATGTGACCCTCAAAAATGGGGAAGTAAAAACCTTCTATTCTAACATCTATATAAAACCAAAAAGTTCTGTAACAGTTGACTTAAGTAATATGGCAGGTTATGGAAATCAAAGGTTACCTTCAGGGACCAAAATTAATATTTTAACATGGAAAGAACTCGTAAACGGGACCATTAATGCCCCTACTGCAACTTTAGAACAGACAATACAGGGATGGTCCACTACAAGTAACCCCCAACCCAATGACAGATATTATATTATGAAATATCCCAACTTAACAGTGTACAATCTCCCCAATTTTATGAATGACAATAATTTGTATATTGGAGATGATATTAATAAACTTCAGATGTTTTTAGATGGGGATTATTCCGCACATGAACAAATACTACTAATAGTGGATTCAGATGGAAGAGTTAGAATGATTTTCTTAGAAATTCCTGAACTATGTAATGTTGTTATAATAGATCCATTCAAGACAACACTTATGAAAACAACGACTTAA
- a CDS encoding glycosyltransferase family 4 protein, with the protein MKILITSTVDLHKSQHNRPHQFVRYLSQNHDVTVLTVNDWWKGKQADLESYSSHFNEFFNGVDFHYLTDRKISPVIQEVLFTKKIRELSKEDFDVHLSMAGLATGYRVSKHFKTVFDLGDDVPEMIEISTQIPGFLKPVGKFLGNYYIGKTIKAAKKVTLTTESLIDVFKVPLDKVELISNGVDTNAFRYEHNAKKELGLDGFIVGYVGVLREWIDLKPVFESLKHLNEDIRLLIVGSEGLFEENKLLAKEMGVSDRVIFTGMVPYSLVPKYISAMDVGIIPFKLNSVSHNALPLKLFEYFACGKPVISSKIGPIESNFSECVLFASNFKDYINNINVLYENEQLRTELGKKCRLISEKYSWEEITKKLNEILIGVASE; encoded by the coding sequence ATGAAAATTTTAATTACATCCACTGTTGATCTTCACAAGTCTCAACATAACCGACCACATCAATTTGTGAGATATTTATCACAGAATCATGATGTAACTGTGTTAACAGTTAATGATTGGTGGAAGGGGAAACAGGCTGATCTAGAATCTTATTCCTCACATTTTAATGAGTTTTTTAATGGAGTAGATTTTCATTATTTGACTGATAGAAAAATTTCACCTGTTATTCAAGAGGTTCTTTTCACTAAGAAAATTAGAGAATTATCAAAAGAAGATTTTGATGTTCATTTAAGTATGGCGGGTTTAGCAACCGGTTATAGAGTTTCAAAACATTTTAAAACAGTTTTTGATCTTGGTGATGATGTTCCAGAGATGATTGAAATTTCTACACAAATACCTGGTTTTTTAAAACCTGTAGGTAAATTTCTGGGTAATTATTACATAGGTAAAACTATTAAAGCTGCAAAAAAAGTTACATTAACAACTGAATCATTGATAGATGTATTTAAAGTTCCTCTAGATAAAGTTGAATTGATATCAAATGGAGTAGATACAAATGCTTTTAGATATGAACATAATGCCAAGAAAGAATTAGGATTAGATGGGTTTATAGTTGGTTATGTGGGTGTTTTAAGGGAATGGATTGATTTGAAACCTGTTTTTGAATCTTTAAAGCATTTAAATGAAGATATTCGATTATTAATAGTTGGAAGTGAAGGTTTATTTGAAGAAAATAAACTGCTGGCAAAAGAGATGGGTGTATCTGATAGAGTTATATTCACAGGAATGGTTCCATATTCACTTGTACCTAAATATATTTCTGCAATGGATGTGGGTATAATTCCATTCAAATTAAACAGTGTTTCTCATAATGCGCTGCCGCTTAAACTATTTGAGTATTTTGCATGTGGAAAGCCAGTTATATCTAGTAAAATAGGCCCTATAGAATCAAATTTCTCAGAGTGTGTATTGTTTGCATCTAATTTTAAGGATTATATTAATAATATTAACGTTCTTTATGAAAATGAACAGTTAAGAACAGAATTAGGGAAAAAATGCAGATTAATATCTGAAAAATATTCATGGGAAGAAATTACAAAGAAACTAAATGAAATACTTATTGGTGTAGCTTCTGAATAA
- a CDS encoding glycosyltransferase, producing MPDLSKLNPQRPHHLLNHLSKKHEINLFCGNAWWLEDSSDQYLKDTLKDIKIDYFSQKKRNSIIQEILAKKNLDKLNLDLNSFDIHINFNSFIAGYNVAKKIEAPTVFDICDDLIDWISISPQIPYLIKPLGKIIGSSMLKRNINISSQITSSLDILNDLYEIPKNKRNIILNGVDTVHFKNRGGEYIREKLNIPEDTFLLVFVGYLGNWIELEPTFKAIKHLKSKYKIKLLVVGDGDRLNRFKYLSKEFGIESSVMFTGNINYSDVPEYISAADVCLLPFDNSNVSQGALPLKLFEYMSCEKPVISSPLINVKKIVNDHVIFAGNDEIEKNIIELYNDEELRRYLGKKGREFVIKGYSWDFISDKFEKTLIKTIGEN from the coding sequence TTGCCAGATCTATCAAAATTAAATCCTCAAAGGCCTCATCATTTACTTAATCATCTTTCAAAAAAACATGAAATTAATTTATTTTGTGGAAATGCATGGTGGTTAGAAGATTCAAGTGATCAATATTTAAAAGACACACTTAAAGATATTAAAATTGATTATTTTTCTCAAAAAAAGAGAAATTCGATTATTCAAGAAATTTTAGCAAAAAAAAATCTGGATAAATTGAATTTAGATTTAAATTCTTTTGATATCCATATAAATTTCAATAGTTTTATTGCAGGTTACAATGTAGCAAAAAAAATTGAAGCTCCAACAGTGTTTGATATTTGTGATGACTTAATTGACTGGATTTCAATTTCCCCTCAAATACCCTATTTAATTAAACCTTTAGGAAAAATAATCGGCTCTTCTATGCTAAAAAGAAATATTAATATTAGTAGCCAAATTACATCTTCTTTAGATATCTTAAATGACCTTTATGAAATTCCAAAGAATAAAAGAAATATAATCCTTAATGGTGTGGATACAGTGCATTTTAAGAATAGGGGAGGAGAATATATCCGTGAAAAACTTAACATTCCTGAAGACACGTTTTTGTTAGTCTTTGTCGGATATTTGGGGAACTGGATTGAATTAGAACCAACATTTAAGGCTATAAAACACTTAAAAAGTAAATATAAAATTAAATTGTTAGTAGTTGGAGATGGAGATAGGTTAAATAGGTTTAAATACTTATCAAAAGAATTTGGAATTGAATCTAGTGTGATGTTTACCGGAAATATCAATTATTCTGATGTTCCAGAATATATATCTGCAGCAGATGTTTGTTTACTACCTTTTGATAATAGTAATGTATCTCAAGGGGCATTACCTTTAAAATTATTTGAGTATATGTCATGTGAAAAGCCTGTTATTTCTTCTCCTTTAATAAATGTTAAAAAAATTGTAAATGATCACGTGATCTTTGCAGGAAATGATGAGATAGAAAAGAATATAATTGAACTTTATAATGATGAGGAATTAAGGCGTTATTTGGGGAAAAAAGGACGAGAATTTGTAATAAAAGGGTATAGTTGGGATTTTATCTCTGATAAATTTGAAAAGACATTAATTAAAACTATAGGGGAAAATTAA
- a CDS encoding PHP domain-containing protein, translating to MIYDLHIHSKYSPDSLLKPEKIIKTAKNKGLDGVAITDHNTLKGGIEALKINKDPDFEIITGSEIRTEYGDVLGFFLNEEIEDRIFENVIDEIKSQGGISVLAHPYRHYNAPEEIIDKVNLVEGFNARSKSVYNMKSLALATKFNKSLTAGSDAHLYFEIGNGTISTEKNIEKSLKNGKTKIDGNESNYYLVHGLSVLIEKIKWLK from the coding sequence ATGATATATGATTTACACATACATTCCAAATACTCTCCAGATTCTTTGCTCAAACCCGAGAAAATAATAAAGACTGCAAAAAATAAAGGTTTAGATGGAGTAGCTATAACTGATCATAATACTTTAAAAGGCGGAATTGAGGCTTTAAAGATCAATAAAGACCCTGATTTCGAGATTATCACTGGTTCAGAAATAAGAACTGAATATGGTGATGTATTAGGATTTTTTTTAAATGAAGAAATTGAGGATCGTATCTTTGAGAATGTTATTGATGAAATAAAATCTCAAGGTGGAATAAGTGTTTTAGCACATCCTTATCGCCATTATAATGCTCCTGAAGAGATAATTGATAAAGTTAATTTGGTTGAAGGTTTTAATGCTCGATCCAAGTCAGTTTATAATATGAAATCTCTTGCGCTGGCAACTAAATTTAATAAATCTTTAACTGCAGGAAGCGATGCTCATCTGTATTTTGAAATAGGTAATGGAACAATTAGTACTGAAAAAAATATAGAAAAATCATTAAAAAACGGAAAAACGAAAATTGATGGTAATGAATCAAATTATTACTTGGTTCACGGATTAAGTGTTCTGATAGAAAAAATAAAATGGCTTAAATGA
- a CDS encoding glycosyltransferase family 4 protein, translating into MRVCVVGHFKDNLDEGVRIVGRSIFKMLENEDIDLKKVDINSISNWKDIIKFNPDIIHFILAPTVNGLIIAKLISILSLKSKIIISAVQPAVPQWNILKVMRPDLMLVQSSKSELIFKSINFKTKFMYNGIDTEKFKPVNTKEKKRLREKYKVPLDKFVVLHLASLKRERNLDIFKEIQKEQDNHVIIIGRENENTDEELTHELEESGCEVWIKHFQNIEDIYNLSDCYIFPTVDNRACIETPLSVLESMACNLPVITTKFGAIPDLFDEGNGLFYINRENEISSFIDKFRNKNVEIKTRSGALTYSMENMANSLMDIYNDLLN; encoded by the coding sequence GTGAGAGTATGTGTAGTGGGACATTTCAAAGACAATTTAGATGAAGGGGTAAGAATTGTTGGAAGAAGCATATTTAAAATGCTTGAAAATGAGGACATAGACCTTAAAAAGGTTGATATAAATTCAATTTCAAACTGGAAAGATATAATTAAATTTAATCCAGATATAATTCATTTTATTCTGGCTCCGACAGTAAATGGATTGATTATTGCAAAATTAATTTCAATTTTATCTTTAAAATCAAAAATTATTATTTCTGCAGTTCAACCTGCAGTTCCTCAATGGAATATACTTAAAGTTATGAGACCTGATTTAATGTTAGTTCAATCCTCCAAAAGTGAACTTATTTTCAAATCTATTAACTTTAAAACGAAGTTCATGTATAATGGGATAGATACCGAGAAATTTAAACCTGTAAATACTAAAGAAAAAAAAAGATTAAGGGAAAAATATAAAGTTCCTTTAGATAAGTTTGTGGTTTTACATTTAGCTTCACTAAAAAGGGAAAGAAATTTGGATATTTTTAAGGAAATTCAAAAAGAACAAGATAATCATGTTATAATCATTGGAAGAGAAAATGAAAATACGGATGAAGAACTTACACATGAATTGGAAGAAAGCGGATGTGAAGTATGGATTAAACACTTTCAAAACATAGAAGATATTTATAACTTATCAGATTGTTATATTTTCCCAACGGTGGATAATAGGGCCTGTATAGAAACACCTCTCTCTGTTTTAGAGTCAATGGCGTGTAATTTACCTGTTATCACTACAAAATTTGGAGCAATTCCCGATTTATTTGATGAGGGTAATGGATTATTTTATATAAATAGGGAAAATGAAATATCTTCCTTTATTGACAAATTTAGAAATAAAAATGTTGAAATAAAAACTAGGAGTGGCGCTTTAACATATTCTATGGAAAATATGGCCAATAGTTTAATGGATATTTATAATGATTTATTAAACTAA
- a CDS encoding DUF1616 domain-containing protein, producing MNKINNIDVISVILLAIISIVCIITPSLNMHIEIIIPYMLSIFFLPGYSILITLSTKNKGIISKSLISILISIVILFLLILVTHYINITSKNIAIILTIVTIFFAAVGYIKRFRASKESKEYLFCESCGNYYKLKEGKSLEEVDICRCGGKLKYVENILTSDNLKRKKSTNEKTSKKSKIFVSNYIICENCGGHYKLKKGESLEDFKSCQCGGELKYAKKYYKLNEKHGFMSIDIVLMLLLTFLCMIFVLTPINNTPFRIIFSLILILFAPGYSSIAALFPKDYDLKGTERIALSFGISIVIAPIIGLLLNYTPFGIKLGPISISLSLFTILMSIIAYIRRLKTPENERFTIDFNCYFNRIKESFRKESGTDKILSIILVISIILAFSATAYMMIPKEGEKFTEFYILGPNGKASDYPINLTVGQDGNVTIGIINHEYADVNYTIVIKLNNQTIDNETIILYNNQSYEKPFKFAASSLGQKQELEFLLYKLPDNTNIYRSLHLWINTK from the coding sequence ATGAATAAAATAAATAACATTGACGTCATTTCAGTGATTTTACTTGCAATAATATCCATTGTTTGCATCATAACTCCATCTTTAAACATGCATATCGAAATTATAATCCCATATATGCTTTCGATATTCTTTTTACCCGGATACTCAATTTTAATAACTTTATCTACTAAAAATAAAGGAATAATCAGTAAAAGTCTAATAAGCATTCTAATAAGCATAGTTATCCTATTTTTATTAATTCTAGTTACTCATTACATTAACATCACATCTAAAAACATAGCGATTATCCTAACTATAGTAACTATATTTTTTGCAGCAGTAGGATACATCAAAAGATTTAGAGCATCTAAAGAATCAAAGGAATACTTATTCTGTGAAAGCTGTGGAAATTATTATAAACTTAAAGAAGGAAAGTCTTTAGAAGAAGTGGACATATGTCGCTGTGGGGGTAAATTAAAATATGTTGAAAATATATTGACATCGGATAATCTAAAAAGAAAAAAATCTACAAATGAGAAAACCTCTAAAAAATCTAAGATTTTTGTTAGTAACTATATAATATGTGAAAACTGCGGGGGCCATTATAAACTTAAAAAAGGAGAGTCTTTAGAAGATTTTAAATCATGTCAATGCGGTGGTGAGCTCAAATATGCTAAAAAATATTATAAATTGAATGAAAAACACGGATTTATGTCCATAGATATTGTATTAATGTTGTTACTCACCTTTTTATGCATGATTTTTGTTTTAACTCCCATAAATAATACTCCTTTTAGGATTATCTTTAGTCTTATACTAATCTTATTTGCACCAGGATATTCATCAATAGCAGCATTATTCCCCAAAGACTATGATCTAAAAGGTACTGAACGAATTGCACTTAGTTTTGGCATAAGTATAGTAATTGCCCCCATTATTGGTCTTTTATTAAACTATACTCCCTTTGGAATTAAATTAGGACCTATATCCATATCTTTATCACTTTTCACAATCTTAATGAGCATTATTGCTTATATCCGAAGGTTAAAGACACCTGAAAATGAAAGATTCACTATTGACTTTAATTGTTATTTTAATAGAATAAAGGAATCATTCCGAAAAGAATCAGGGACAGATAAGATCTTATCAATTATACTTGTAATTTCTATTATTCTTGCATTTTCTGCTACCGCTTATATGATGATCCCAAAGGAAGGTGAAAAGTTCACAGAATTTTATATCTTAGGGCCAAATGGAAAGGCAAGCGATTATCCAATTAATTTAACAGTTGGACAAGATGGAAATGTTACAATTGGCATAATTAACCATGAGTATGCTGATGTTAATTACACTATTGTAATTAAATTAAATAATCAAACAATAGACAATGAAACTATCATTTTATATAACAATCAATCATATGAAAAACCGTTTAAATTCGCTGCATCTAGTTTGGGTCAAAAGCAGGAGCTAGAATTCCTTTTATATAAATTACCAGATAATACTAATATTTATCGTTCTCTACATTTATGGATAAATACTAAATAG
- a CDS encoding DUF3473 domain-containing protein, whose protein sequence is MLKNQIHITVDVEEWFHSNWFDVSECIKKHYDGIYPESDVLTTTEKLVEMFNNYNARATFFVLGETAEKYPEIMEILTANDHEIASHGWFHNKKYVDIIDFKNDILRFKEEIYQDVNGFRFPNFGYSTEKFKFLIKNGFKYDSSIVPCLKIPGWYGNSKAPIIPYDLNLDGGMAIKEFPMTVLPYLRLPGAGGWFLRNAGYHWTKNVVKFSLKRTGYGMIYIHPWEISDSNPCIKDIQFHVFRNTGQKTFENLERLIKTFSEYNFSTISDSLSLNSGNAK, encoded by the coding sequence ATGCTCAAAAATCAAATTCATATAACTGTTGATGTAGAAGAATGGTTTCATTCAAACTGGTTTGATGTCTCTGAATGTATAAAAAAACATTATGATGGAATATACCCTGAAAGTGATGTTTTAACGACCACAGAAAAATTAGTGGAAATGTTTAATAATTATAATGCTAGAGCTACATTTTTTGTATTGGGTGAAACTGCAGAGAAATATCCCGAAATTATGGAGATTTTAACTGCAAATGATCATGAAATAGCTTCTCACGGATGGTTTCACAATAAAAAATATGTGGATATTATAGATTTTAAAAATGACATTTTAAGGTTTAAAGAGGAAATTTATCAGGATGTAAATGGATTTAGATTTCCTAATTTTGGCTATTCAACTGAAAAATTTAAATTTTTAATTAAAAACGGCTTTAAATATGATTCATCTATTGTTCCGTGTTTAAAAATTCCAGGATGGTATGGTAATTCAAAAGCACCTATAATTCCTTATGATCTAAATTTAGATGGTGGAATGGCCATAAAAGAATTTCCTATGACTGTACTTCCTTATTTAAGGTTACCTGGTGCTGGAGGATGGTTTTTAAGAAATGCAGGTTACCACTGGACCAAAAATGTGGTTAAATTTTCGTTAAAAAGGACAGGTTATGGTATGATTTATATTCATCCATGGGAAATAAGCGACTCAAATCCATGTATTAAAGATATTCAATTCCATGTTTTTAGAAATACTGGTCAAAAAACCTTTGAAAATCTTGAAAGATTGATAAAAACATTTTCAGAATATAATTTTTCAACGATCTCAGATAGTCTAAGTTTAAACAGTGGAAATGCAAAATGA